Proteins encoded in a region of the Stieleria neptunia genome:
- a CDS encoding RHS repeat domain-containing protein, protein MRHSHGTQPYSINALTDSSGTIKARYAYDAYGGLSIFDSSGTARTSTAEDNRYTYTGREYDDVLDLYHYRARMYNAIAGRFCSRDPIGFNEDGYLLYEYVRSTPLRLRDPYGLQRDGENEKKNLGPKDPAGRSCPDEHKCFVAVCVECGNPNWERDLLREFLEGNPQFPSTGHAAVCWNCKDVPKEVRKKFRISRTPPQQCVGFHPTSKNPVDTAPGKPFFQFDRMKKRCDAAYMYRVCPETIEKVLYGIAKDFEEEWMYNVFAIDGDHCTSRACRKLRDAGIPCPLIIDPRTICEDPDSIKRRKSR, encoded by the coding sequence GTGCGGCACTCTCACGGCACCCAACCGTACAGCATCAACGCACTGACCGATTCGTCGGGCACGATCAAGGCGCGGTACGCGTATGATGCGTATGGCGGACTGTCGATCTTCGACTCCAGCGGCACCGCGAGAACCTCAACCGCCGAGGACAACCGCTACACCTACACCGGACGGGAGTACGACGACGTCCTCGATCTCTACCACTACCGCGCCCGCATGTATAACGCGATCGCGGGAAGGTTCTGCTCCAGGGATCCGATTGGATTTAACGAGGATGGGTATCTGTTGTACGAATATGTGCGGTCCACACCGTTGCGGTTGCGAGATCCCTATGGCTTACAGAGAGACGGGGAAAATGAGAAGAAAAACCTTGGTCCGAAAGATCCGGCAGGGCGTTCGTGCCCTGACGAGCACAAGTGCTTTGTTGCAGTATGCGTCGAATGCGGGAATCCAAATTGGGAGCGTGATCTTCTGCGAGAGTTTCTGGAAGGCAATCCTCAGTTTCCCTCAACCGGGCACGCGGCAGTGTGCTGGAACTGTAAAGATGTTCCGAAGGAAGTACGAAAGAAGTTTAGGATTTCAAGGACGCCGCCACAGCAGTGTGTTGGTTTCCATCCGACGAGCAAAAACCCAGTGGACACTGCCCCAGGAAAACCATTTTTTCAGTTTGACCGAATGAAGAAGAGATGCGATGCAGCGTACATGTACAGAGTTTGTCCAGAAACCATAGAGAAGGTATTGTATGGCATTGCAAAGGACTTTGAAGAAGAGTGGATGTACAACGTCTTTGCAATTGACGGTGATCATTGCACTTCACGGGCGTGCCGGAAACTCCGGGACGCAGGCATTCCCTGCCCATTGATAATCGACCCACGAACGATCTGCGAAGACCCCGATTCAATAAAGCGAAGGAAGAGTAGGTGA
- a CDS encoding tyrosine-type recombinase/integrase — protein MSNLPTPTVLLTRYFNNLKMNNWSATTISRRDYVLNKFITWSSERGIESVTEITPESLAAYRRWLYHYRNERTGKSLKFCTQASYLSTVGHWLAWLTEQGWINSDPSTGIELPKEEQRLPSSHLTIDEIETLLSSVDLTTATGLRDRAMLELFYATGMRRAELIALKLDDINHESGLAMIRQGKGRKDRVVPTGKRALGWLMKYLHDGRPALLDEDTDVIFLTSRGNAFHPVTLSQLVRSYLTAAGITKPGSCHMLRHTTATLMLEGGADLRSIQTLLGHEQLNTTQIYTHVSIKRLREVHDKTHPGAKDRPPQSDTE, from the coding sequence ATGTCAAACCTTCCTACTCCCACCGTCCTGCTAACTCGTTACTTCAACAACCTTAAGATGAACAACTGGTCGGCAACGACCATCTCGCGCCGCGACTACGTCTTGAACAAGTTCATCACGTGGTCTTCCGAACGCGGCATCGAGTCCGTCACCGAGATCACGCCCGAGTCACTCGCAGCCTATCGGCGTTGGCTCTATCACTACCGCAACGAACGCACCGGCAAGTCGCTCAAGTTCTGTACTCAAGCTTCCTACCTCTCAACGGTTGGTCACTGGCTCGCATGGCTGACCGAACAGGGTTGGATCAACAGCGATCCATCAACCGGCATCGAACTGCCCAAGGAAGAACAGCGTCTCCCATCATCGCACCTGACGATCGACGAAATCGAAACGCTGTTGAGCTCCGTCGATCTCACAACCGCGACGGGTCTTCGCGACCGCGCGATGTTGGAACTCTTTTATGCCACCGGCATGCGACGCGCCGAGTTGATCGCGCTGAAACTCGACGACATCAACCACGAATCCGGACTTGCCATGATCCGTCAAGGCAAAGGCCGCAAGGATCGCGTGGTGCCGACCGGCAAGCGAGCCCTTGGATGGCTGATGAAATATCTTCACGATGGTCGCCCGGCATTACTCGACGAAGACACCGACGTGATCTTCCTGACGTCCCGTGGCAACGCGTTCCATCCGGTCACACTCAGCCAACTCGTCAGAAGCTACTTGACCGCGGCGGGCATCACGAAACCCGGCAGTTGCCACATGCTCCGCCACACGACGGCGACGTTGATGCTCGAAGGCGGCGCGGACCTGCGCTCGATCCAAACGCTCTTGGGTCACGAGCAACTCAACACGACGCAGATCTACACGCACGTGTCGATCAAACGCCTGCGTGAAGTCCACGACAAAACGCATCCGGGCGCCAAGGACCGACCGCCGCAAAGCGACACCGAATAG
- a CDS encoding ECF-type sigma factor yields the protein MTDSSRAQAPEWRRSIYDQLHRIAEKALRNETPGHSLQPTLLVNDAYLRLLEQKNVDPENRSQVVAAGATIIRRLLVDYARRRKAKKRGGAEGRGVSMSIDQADQKDQIDILDLNDALDKLSRQNPRAARVVELKFFGGLSGDEMASELGVTRVTVQNDWRHARAWLYTELGNESDAGTGTP from the coding sequence ATGACGGATTCTTCTCGAGCACAGGCGCCGGAATGGCGTCGGTCGATCTACGACCAATTGCACAGAATTGCGGAAAAGGCGTTACGAAATGAGACGCCGGGGCATTCGTTGCAGCCGACGCTTCTCGTCAATGACGCGTATCTACGACTGCTGGAACAGAAGAACGTGGATCCGGAAAACCGCTCGCAAGTGGTCGCAGCGGGGGCAACGATTATCAGGCGGTTGTTGGTCGATTACGCGCGTCGCCGCAAGGCGAAAAAGCGGGGTGGAGCGGAGGGGCGTGGCGTTTCGATGTCGATCGACCAGGCGGATCAGAAAGACCAAATCGACATCCTGGATCTCAATGATGCACTCGACAAATTGAGCCGACAAAATCCGCGGGCTGCGAGGGTGGTGGAACTCAAGTTTTTCGGAGGCCTGTCGGGCGACGAGATGGCATCCGAGCTAGGCGTCACTCGGGTCACCGTCCAAAACGATTGGCGGCACGCGCGCGCTTGGTTGTACACCGAACTTGGCAACGAGTCCGATGCGGGGACGGGGACGCCGTAG
- a CDS encoding tyrosine-type recombinase/integrase: protein MKYLRDGHPALLDEDTDVIFLTSRGNAFHQVTLSQLVRSYFTAAGITKPGSCHMIRHTTATLMLEGGADLRSIQTLLGHEQLNTTQIYTHVSIKRLREVHDKTPRGVKDRDPDNRSDSEG, encoded by the coding sequence ATGAAATACCTTCGCGATGGTCACCCCGCATTACTTGATGAAGACACCGACGTGATTTTCCTGACGTCCCGCGGCAACGCGTTCCATCAGGTCACACTCAGCCAACTCGTCAGAAGCTACTTCACCGCGGCGGGCATCACGAAGCCCGGCAGTTGCCACATGATCCGCCACACCACAGCGACGTTGATGCTCGAAGGCGGCGCGGACCTGCGCTCGATCCAAACGCTGCTCGGCCACGAGCAGCTCAACACGACGCAGATCTACACGCACGTGTCGATCAAACGCCTCCGCGAAGTCCACGACAAAACCCCTCGGGGCGTCAAAGATCGCGATCCCGACAACCGGTCCGATAGCGAAGGCTAA
- the tnpC gene encoding IS66 family transposase yields the protein MAIEDCREMSIPIYPNHEHACPNVGNCPHLGGASVISVAMVANQSEDTRESSLRQIRLLEKRNSELLSDVVSLQEQLERVKLELKIERQNKFATNEQSDDDAKPELQEANQDDSGRKAKRGAPVGHPGWFRKTPQEYDWDIDVKAPRVCPCCASRQVILLDADPLEHLQEDIVDGQFRVVLYRHVVAKCIACDTLVQKAGPGEVLGSRIGPGLRSKAIYLRNVIGITYRKVPRAIEELFGITFTAAALIGFEKALAKLAEPVVDDIAKKLASTDGPVYADETYWTLDGDRAYFWVHGNEQFIHFTFETTRAGFVSRDVLGPDFCGTLVTDCYGGYNAQVAGAKQKCLAHLARTSRDWQKLVAPVSADYQFFEDVKQFVQRGTRLHRRRKAGKLKGAALESEILWLRNELERLSLTDVEDEKAIQLQGRILRHLSEWLVFIDDPRVSPTNNLAERAIRPLVVLRKICFGSRSREGGERMADLMSVAETARRHGHRASDIYYGLFTRPPDEVLRSLYAPA from the coding sequence GTGGCAATCGAGGATTGCCGCGAAATGTCTATTCCAATCTATCCCAACCACGAGCACGCTTGCCCCAATGTAGGGAATTGCCCGCATCTTGGTGGCGCCTCGGTGATTTCTGTTGCGATGGTAGCTAATCAAAGCGAGGACACCCGAGAATCATCGCTTCGCCAGATTCGATTGCTCGAAAAGCGTAACAGCGAATTGCTCAGCGACGTCGTCAGCCTCCAAGAGCAACTGGAACGCGTCAAACTTGAATTGAAGATTGAGCGGCAGAACAAGTTTGCAACCAATGAGCAGTCTGACGACGATGCGAAACCGGAATTGCAAGAGGCCAACCAAGATGATTCGGGTCGCAAAGCTAAACGCGGCGCCCCGGTAGGTCATCCAGGATGGTTTCGAAAGACTCCCCAAGAGTACGATTGGGACATTGATGTCAAGGCTCCTCGAGTCTGCCCCTGCTGCGCGAGTCGCCAAGTCATTTTGTTGGATGCCGATCCATTGGAGCACCTGCAGGAAGATATTGTTGATGGACAGTTCCGCGTCGTGCTCTATCGTCATGTGGTCGCCAAATGCATCGCCTGTGATACGCTTGTGCAAAAAGCTGGTCCGGGAGAGGTTCTGGGAAGTCGCATAGGACCAGGGTTGCGCAGCAAGGCGATCTATCTCCGCAATGTCATTGGCATTACCTACCGCAAGGTCCCACGAGCGATTGAAGAGTTATTTGGAATCACGTTCACAGCGGCAGCACTGATCGGTTTCGAAAAGGCTCTTGCGAAGCTTGCCGAACCGGTTGTCGACGATATCGCCAAGAAGCTTGCCAGCACTGACGGGCCAGTCTATGCGGATGAAACCTACTGGACCTTAGACGGCGATCGCGCCTACTTTTGGGTACACGGCAACGAACAGTTCATCCATTTCACTTTTGAAACGACGCGTGCGGGGTTCGTTTCACGCGACGTTCTTGGCCCTGACTTTTGCGGCACTTTGGTAACGGACTGCTACGGTGGCTACAATGCTCAGGTCGCTGGCGCGAAGCAAAAATGTTTGGCACATCTTGCTCGAACCTCGCGTGATTGGCAAAAGCTCGTTGCTCCGGTATCAGCCGACTATCAGTTCTTCGAAGATGTCAAGCAATTCGTCCAACGCGGTACTCGCCTCCACCGCCGACGAAAAGCCGGTAAGCTAAAAGGAGCTGCACTTGAGTCTGAGATCTTGTGGCTGCGAAACGAATTGGAACGCCTTTCGTTGACTGATGTCGAAGACGAAAAAGCGATCCAACTTCAAGGGCGAATTCTTCGTCACCTCTCAGAGTGGTTGGTGTTCATCGACGATCCACGAGTTTCGCCGACGAACAACCTTGCAGAACGTGCTATTCGCCCACTAGTCGTGTTGCGCAAGATCTGCTTCGGCAGCCGAAGTCGGGAAGGTGGTGAGCGGATGGCAGATCTGATGAGCGTTGCAGAGACAGCGCGGCGTCATGGGCACCGTGCCAGCGACATCTACTACGGTCTTTTCACGCGACCTCCGGACGAAGTACTGCGTTCGCTTTATGCACCGGCGTAG
- a CDS encoding RHS repeat domain-containing protein produces the protein MPDKSCTESDRWSIKFASRYHGTQQYSVNALTDSSGTIKERYAYDAYGGLSIFDASGTARTTTAEGNRYTYTGREYDDVLDLYHYRARMYDSIAGRFLSRDPIGFEGGQWSLYMYVGGMPTNAADPSGLQIRFFPPEGDPRNEKSKLPGFHVADKPGWFRIVCHGGCHLDDVSEFSPKKPNPNWTPDGKGGPAFIPIPVNEMCAKILSHPSYKPGCKVEIIACQVGRGDYGERLAECLGGGSDVYTYPENINPVGNSFYCNNSPQDPKDLYAPDSGGNKPPVISPGLSDLEACYARCDRAFPGLRNWVLRSICKAKYCDVRYGNGSL, from the coding sequence TTGCCCGACAAATCATGCACTGAAAGCGACAGGTGGTCTATCAAGTTCGCCTCTCGCTATCACGGCACCCAACAGTACAGTGTCAACGCGCTGACCGATTCGAGCGGGACGATCAAGGAACGGTACGCGTATGATGCGTATGGTGGACTGTCGATCTTCGACGCCAGTGGCACGGCACGTACGACAACCGCCGAAGGCAACCGGTACACCTACACCGGTCGCGAGTACGACGATGTTCTTGACCTCTACCACTACCGCGCCCGCATGTACGATTCGATTGCGGGACGGTTTTTGAGTCGTGATCCGATTGGGTTCGAAGGTGGCCAGTGGAGCCTGTACATGTATGTTGGTGGGATGCCAACCAACGCCGCTGACCCCAGTGGATTGCAAATCAGGTTCTTTCCACCGGAAGGAGATCCACGAAATGAGAAGAGTAAGTTGCCGGGATTTCACGTAGCTGACAAACCTGGGTGGTTCAGGATCGTATGCCACGGTGGCTGCCACCTGGATGATGTAAGTGAGTTTTCACCCAAAAAACCAAATCCAAATTGGACGCCAGACGGAAAAGGCGGACCCGCATTTATTCCCATCCCGGTAAATGAAATGTGCGCAAAAATCTTGTCGCACCCTTCTTATAAGCCCGGTTGCAAGGTCGAAATCATTGCTTGTCAGGTGGGACGAGGGGATTACGGCGAACGGTTGGCCGAGTGCTTGGGAGGCGGTTCTGATGTTTATACCTACCCAGAAAACATCAACCCCGTAGGCAATAGCTTTTACTGCAACAACTCACCCCAGGACCCCAAAGACCTCTATGCCCCGGATTCCGGAGGAAACAAGCCACCAGTCATTTCACCTGGGCTATCGGATCTAGAAGCATGCTACGCGAGGTGCGATCGAGCTTTTCCCGGATTAAGGAATTGGGTTCTTCGCAGCATATGCAAAGCAAAGTACTGTGACGTTCGTTACGGAAATGGAAGCCTATGA
- a CDS encoding Rpn family recombination-promoting nuclease/putative transposase, translating into MAIGIDPTVDYVFKLLLGSPEHPAITLHFLNAILGDEIQITEVEILNPILGKDDDIDKLSILDVAARDSSGRLYDIEMQTTLPAGLSQRLAYYTASLYVGQISEGDDYTLLHPAISICVLDAILFRQSSLIHSDFRLRSRDGSLKLTDGLQIHLLELPKYTVPSDNRVITDPVDAWCHFFCRAETMSAQEIERRFQSPAFSEAAEVLEMIQRTPQQRSQYELRLKAQRDERARMQYAVEQARQEGKAEGKAEGEAVGEARGRIAILYELLDQGQTSVEKLSLDQLATLEKDLQRQLRDRGV; encoded by the coding sequence ATGGCCATCGGTATCGACCCCACCGTCGACTATGTTTTTAAGTTGCTACTCGGCAGCCCTGAGCATCCGGCGATTACACTGCACTTCCTCAACGCGATCCTCGGCGATGAAATTCAGATTACGGAGGTCGAGATTCTCAATCCGATCCTTGGCAAAGACGACGATATCGACAAATTGTCGATTCTGGACGTAGCGGCACGCGATTCGTCCGGCCGGTTGTACGACATCGAAATGCAAACCACGCTCCCCGCGGGGCTATCTCAGCGACTGGCCTACTACACCGCCTCTCTTTACGTTGGCCAGATCAGCGAAGGTGACGACTACACGCTGCTGCATCCGGCGATCAGCATCTGCGTCCTCGACGCGATCCTGTTCCGCCAATCCTCACTAATTCACAGCGATTTCCGGCTACGGAGTCGCGACGGCAGCCTGAAACTGACCGACGGTCTACAAATTCACCTTCTTGAGTTGCCAAAGTACACGGTTCCGAGCGATAATCGAGTGATCACGGATCCCGTGGACGCGTGGTGCCATTTTTTCTGTCGCGCCGAAACGATGTCGGCTCAGGAAATCGAACGGCGATTCCAATCCCCCGCCTTTAGCGAAGCTGCCGAGGTTCTCGAGATGATCCAACGAACGCCGCAACAACGAAGCCAGTACGAACTACGCCTGAAAGCACAGCGTGATGAACGCGCCAGAATGCAGTACGCGGTCGAACAGGCAAGGCAAGAAGGCAAAGCAGAAGGCAAAGCAGAGGGTGAAGCTGTTGGCGAAGCCCGAGGCCGGATTGCAATCCTCTACGAGCTTCTGGACCAAGGGCAGACTTCCGTTGAAAAGCTCTCGCTAGATCAGTTGGCAACGCTGGAAAAGGACCTGCAACGCCAGCTTCGTGATCGGGGTGTTTGA
- a CDS encoding site-specific integrase yields the protein MASTLPALVQSYIEYLQRSGHKQRVVNITKQQLDYFVTWCQTQSITANDQISDTTAADYVGHLQNEVDLINGAASGIRIVRERVTKLRRLFEWLARDTNFSSYIAATVPTIDKRGKANLPSRCCYDQPTVEEGLGRNVIARHCGGESW from the coding sequence ATGGCTTCGACATTACCAGCTCTGGTCCAAAGCTACATCGAATACCTGCAACGATCGGGCCACAAACAACGCGTCGTCAACATCACCAAGCAGCAACTCGACTACTTCGTCACCTGGTGTCAAACGCAATCGATCACAGCCAACGACCAAATTAGCGACACAACCGCCGCTGATTATGTTGGCCACCTGCAAAACGAGGTTGATTTAATCAATGGTGCAGCCAGTGGGATCCGCATCGTTCGTGAACGCGTCACAAAGCTTCGTCGCTTGTTTGAATGGCTTGCGCGAGACACCAATTTCTCCAGCTACATCGCAGCGACGGTTCCCACGATCGATAAACGCGGCAAGGCGAATCTGCCAAGCCGCTGCTGCTATGACCAACCAACGGTCGAAGAAGGTCTCGGCCGTAACGTCATTGCGCGTCACTGCGGCGGTGAGAGTTGGTAG
- a CDS encoding site-specific integrase has product MASTLPALVQSYIAYLQRSGHKRRIVNITRQQLDYFVTWCQTQSITTNDQISDTTAADYVGHLQNEVDLINGAAIGIRIVRERVTKLRRLFEWLARDTNFSSDIAATVPTIDKRGKANLPSHCCYDQKLPA; this is encoded by the coding sequence ATGGCTTCGACGTTACCAGCCCTGGTCCAAAGCTACATCGCATACCTGCAACGATCGGGCCACAAACGACGCATCGTCAACATCACCAGGCAGCAACTCGACTACTTCGTCACCTGGTGTCAAACGCAATCGATCACAACCAACGACCAAATCAGCGACACAACCGCCGCTGACTATGTTGGCCACCTGCAAAACGAAGTTGACTTAATCAATGGTGCAGCGATTGGGATCCGCATCGTTCGTGAACGCGTCACAAAGCTTCGTCGCTTGTTTGAATGGCTTGCGCGAGACACCAATTTCTCCAGTGACATCGCAGCGACGGTTCCCACAATCGATAAACGCGGGAAGGCGAATCTGCCAAGCCATTGCTGCTACGACCAAAAGCTTCCGGCCTAG